GAAGAGGTGAGCCAGCTCGGCCGGCGGTGGCGTCTCCAGCTGGTCGTAGCGGCAGGAGTCGGGGTCCCGATCCGGCCGCCAGCGCAGGAACCGGGCGCCGTGGCGGAGCCGGTCGCCCTGGAGCTGCTCGTAGGCGACCTCGGCGACCAGCTCGGGGCGCAGCGGCTCCCAGCTCGTGTCCTTGGCCTGGTTCCATCGCGACGGGCCGCGCGGGGTACCGGTCATCCCGTCGCCGTCGGCCCAGGGGTGGTCGGACAGCGTCTCGCCCTCGGCGGGCCGGTACGGCGCGAGCTCGTCGATCAGCTCGCGGCGTCGCTTGGCCGCGAACGCGGCGGCCACGCCGATGTGGCGCAGCGTGCCCGTCTCGTCGTAGAGCCCGAGCAGCAGCGAGCCGACCCCCTGTCCGTCCTTGTGCCAGCGGAACCCGCCGACGACCACGTCGGCGGTGCGCTGGTGCTTGACCTTGACGAGGGTGCGCTTGCCCGGCGCGTACGGCCCGGCGGCGGGCTTGGCGACCACGCCGTCGAGGCCGGCGCCCTCGAAGCGGGCGAACCAGTCGTCGGCCGTCGCCGGGTCGTCGGTGACCGGCGTGAGGTGGACCGGCGGGCTGGTCGCCCGCATCGCCCGTTCGAGGGCTTCGCGCCGTTCGGCGAAGGACGCCGCCATGAGGTCGTCGTCGCCGAGGGCGAGCAGGTCGAACGCCACGAAGCGCGCCGGCGTGCGCTCCGCCAGCATCCGTACGCGCGAGTCCGCGGGATGGATCCGTTCCGACAGCGCGTCGAAGTCGAGGATGCCGTCCCGTGGCACGACGAGCTCACCGTCGACGACGCAGCGGTCGGGCAGCAGCCGCAGCAGCGGCTCGCGCAGCTCGGGGAAGTAGCGGTCGAGCGGCTTGAGGTTGCGGCTCTGCAGCAGCAGCTCGTCGCCGCTACGGAACACGATGCACCGGAAGCCGTCCCACTTGGGTTCGTAGCGCAGTGGCCCGGTCGGCAGCTCGCGGGCGAGGGTCGCGAGCATGGGCTCGATGGGCGGGGTGACGGGCAGATCCACGGTCGCCTCGTTCCTCAGGACCCGAGCGGGTCGACGCGGTGACGCTCGGCGGCCTTCAGCGGCTCGTCGCGGGGCGTGCGGCCGATGCCGGGACCCTGCGGGACGGCCACGTGGCCGTCTTGCAGGACGAAGGGTTCGGTGACGTCCTCGGCGAAGTAGCGATCCGAGGCCGACGTGTCGCCCGGCAGCTCGAACCCGGGCATGGCGGCGATCGCGACGTTCAGTGCCCGCCCGACCCCGGTCTCCAGCATGCCGCCGCACCAGACCGGTACCCCGCGGTCACGACACGCGTCGTGGACGCGCACCGACTCCAGCGGGCCGCCCACGCGGCCGGGCTTGACGTTGACGATCCGGCAGGCGCGCAGTTCGAGCGCCTCGACGGCCCGTGCGGCGTCGGTGACGGACTCGTCGAGGCACACGGGCGTGCGCCAGCGGGCCGCGTGCCGGGCGTGCGCCAGCAGCCGGTCCGGGCCGAACGGCTGCTCGATCTGGACCAGTCCGAGCTCGTCGAGGCCGTCGAGTGCGGCCACGTCGGCGCGCGCATCCGGGTCGTAGCCCGCGTTGGCGTCGACCTGGAGCCGCAACGACGCGCCGAAGCGGCTGCGTAGCGCCTGCATCGGCTGGACGTCGGCACCCCGCGCCACCTTGGCCTTGATGCGCACGTAGCCGGCCTGCAGGTAGCCGGCGACCAGCTCGAGGAGCTCGGGCACCCCGCCGTCGGGGATCCCGACCGACACGCCGGCGGGCACGCGGTCGCGGGTGGCGCCGAGGTACGCCGCGAGGGGCCGGTCGGCGGCCCGCAACTGGGCGTCCAGTACGGCCGACTCCAACGCCGCCTTGGCCATCCGATGGCCCTTGATGCCGGCCAGGCGCAACCCGACGTCCTCGGCCCGCACCGACCGGCCAGGCGCGAGCAGGCGAGGCACCAGTTCGTCGGCCAGCACGTGCATCGCCCCGTCGGTGTACTCCTCGGAGTACACGGGCGACGCGGGGGTGACGCATTCGCCCCAGCCCTCGGCCTCGCGGCCGCGCACATGGACGAGCAGCGCGTCGCGGACGGTCTGCACGCCGAAGGAGGTGCGGAACGGCGTGACCAGCGGCAGACCGACCCGGACCAGGTCGATCCGCTCGACCGTCAACGGAGCCAGACGAGCGCTCATCGGCGTTCCGCCAGTTCGCTGACGGCCCGGTCCATGGCCAGGACGTACCAGCCGTCGCGGGTGCAGCCGCCGACCCGCATGCCGTGCTGCAGCGCGTGGCCCAGGGTCGTACGCACGGCGGCGGCCCATGCGGTGGCGAGATCCGGGTCCTGCCGCCGGATGGCCTCGATGTCGGCCGGCACCTGCACGAGTCGGCGCGGCGCGTCGGTGGGGGTGAGGTGCGGGGTGCCGTCGTCGTCGACGCGCAGCACGGCGGCCGCGCCGGCGCGTCGCATGGCGGTCACGTCCGGCTCCGCCGCGCGACCCGCGGCGGCGGCCAGGACCCGCGGCGCGAACAGGTCCCAGTCGACGACCAGTCGGTCGGTGGGCGTGCCGGCGTTGCGCGCGTCCTGCATGCGCCCGTACAGGTCCTCGCGGTACCCGACCACGCGGGCGCCGAGATGGACGAGGTTGAACACGGCGTTGCGGCGGACCAACGGATCGAACGTCCAACGCACCCGTACGAGGTCGCGTTGCAGGCACCAGGCCCGCTGGTGCCACTTGAGCGCCCGTCCCACCCCGCGTCCGGCCGCGCCGCCGAGGACGCCCGTGACGTGCGAGTGCAGGTAGGTGTCGCCGTCGTCGTCCCGGCCGAGGAAGGCCGCCGTCGCACCGACGAGCGTGTCGTCCCGCAGGGCGCCGGAGACCTGGGCGCCGGCGTGGGCGAGGGCGGTCAGCGCCTCGGGGGCGAGGATGGCGTCGGCCGGGCCCGTACGGCCCCAGACGTCGTCGAACAGGCGCGAGACGGCCGCCATGTCCCGGTGATCGTGCAGCGCGACGACCTGCACGCCGGCGAGATCGGCGGCGCCGGCGGCCGTCGCCAGGGCCTGCTCGATGCTGGACGGGTCGACCAACGTCGCCTCCTCGGGTGTGCGTCACCGTACTCCGCGTCGCCGCCGAGCTGCCGCGGCGGCCGAGGGCGCGGCCCCGCGCCGATCGCGGCCCGACCGCGCTCCGACGACGCACGGACCTGAAGATCCACGGAGCCAGTGCGTATTTTGACTAGTACTTCTTGACGGTGGCCGAATGGGCTACTTGGGTCATGGTCCGCGGCAGGTCCGGGTGTGGTTCGGGGCGCCGGCCGACATGGCCGGCCGGGGCACGGCCCGACCCCGGGCGTCTTCGGGAGGGAGGCCCGGTCCCGGACCAGACGGTCGCGCACACAGGAGAGAACATGCGCACCAGATGGTTCAGCGGGGCCACGGCCCTCGCACTGGTGGCGACGGGCGTCTGGGTGGCGCCCGTCAGCGCCAGTCCCGATACCGGCGGCTCACCCGCCCACCAGTTCCTGACCGGACCGAACGAGGGCGCGCCCGAGGACGTCGCGCTCGATTACCTGCGCCAGGAGGCCGGCACGCTCGGCCTGCAGGCCGCGGACGTGGCAGAACTGGACATCCGCTCCAGCTACGTCAGCCGGCACACCGGCGTCACGCACGTCAACGTCAACCAGCGCTATGCCGGGCTGGAGGTCTTCGGCGCGGACACGACCGTGAACGTGGCGGCCGACGGCAGCGTCGTCCACGTCGGCGGCGCGTCCGTCAGCGGACTGCCGGCGGTGGGCGTCCGCGGCGTGTCCGCTCCGGACCTCGACCCCGTGGAGGCGGTCGAGGCCGCCGCCGACGCCCTCGACCTGGCCGAGCCGGTCGGCCTCGAGCAACTGCCGGTCGCCCGGTCCGCGGACGCGGACGCGCTGGTGTCCGACGGCGGCATCTCCGAGCAGCCGATCCCGGCCACGCTCGGTTGGCAGCCCGTGGACGACGGGCTGCGCCTGGCCTGGCAGCTGGTGATCGACGACGCGTCGGACGTCCACCTGTGGAACGCCACCGTCGACGCGGAGACCGGTGAGCTCCTCGAGGT
The sequence above is a segment of the Egicoccus sp. AB-alg2 genome. Coding sequences within it:
- a CDS encoding ATP-dependent DNA ligase, encoding MDLPVTPPIEPMLATLARELPTGPLRYEPKWDGFRCIVFRSGDELLLQSRNLKPLDRYFPELREPLLRLLPDRCVVDGELVVPRDGILDFDALSERIHPADSRVRMLAERTPARFVAFDLLALGDDDLMAASFAERREALERAMRATSPPVHLTPVTDDPATADDWFARFEGAGLDGVVAKPAAGPYAPGKRTLVKVKHQRTADVVVGGFRWHKDGQGVGSLLLGLYDETGTLRHIGVAAAFAAKRRRELIDELAPYRPAEGETLSDHPWADGDGMTGTPRGPSRWNQAKDTSWEPLRPELVAEVAYEQLQGDRLRHGARFLRWRPDRDPDSCRYDQLETPPPAELAHLFAV
- a CDS encoding GNAT family N-acetyltransferase produces the protein MVDPSSIEQALATAAGAADLAGVQVVALHDHRDMAAVSRLFDDVWGRTGPADAILAPEALTALAHAGAQVSGALRDDTLVGATAAFLGRDDDGDTYLHSHVTGVLGGAAGRGVGRALKWHQRAWCLQRDLVRVRWTFDPLVRRNAVFNLVHLGARVVGYREDLYGRMQDARNAGTPTDRLVVDWDLFAPRVLAAAAGRAAEPDVTAMRRAGAAAVLRVDDDGTPHLTPTDAPRRLVQVPADIEAIRRQDPDLATAWAAAVRTTLGHALQHGMRVGGCTRDGWYVLAMDRAVSELAERR
- the menC gene encoding o-succinylbenzoate synthase, producing MTVERIDLVRVGLPLVTPFRTSFGVQTVRDALLVHVRGREAEGWGECVTPASPVYSEEYTDGAMHVLADELVPRLLAPGRSVRAEDVGLRLAGIKGHRMAKAALESAVLDAQLRAADRPLAAYLGATRDRVPAGVSVGIPDGGVPELLELVAGYLQAGYVRIKAKVARGADVQPMQALRSRFGASLRLQVDANAGYDPDARADVAALDGLDELGLVQIEQPFGPDRLLAHARHAARWRTPVCLDESVTDAARAVEALELRACRIVNVKPGRVGGPLESVRVHDACRDRGVPVWCGGMLETGVGRALNVAIAAMPGFELPGDTSASDRYFAEDVTEPFVLQDGHVAVPQGPGIGRTPRDEPLKAAERHRVDPLGS